The nucleotide sequence ATAAGCTTGATCTCCAATAaactttcatttttccctttattctttaATGGTATGCTtacaaatttaaagagaaaactgTCAACTTCTTACTTAAGTTCTTTTCCTTCTAACAGCAGTGTTGAGTGCTATTTGACAAATTACTATCTCTAGCCTCACTAAAAACTTGGCTCACATTCTTCATCAAGATTATAAAACAGAGCCCAGTGCTGCAAATTAATGTATTAGTAACTGATGCTATAATCTGTTCTAGGCTTCCCTATGTTCAAAGGGGGACGGTGTCTTTGCATAGGCCCTGGAGTAAAAGCAGTGAAAGTGGCAGATATTGAGAAAGTCTCTATAATTTACCCAACTAATAACTGTGACAAAACAGAAGTGATGTAAGTTATGGACTTGGTAAAGGTAATAGTTGGGGGGGtgcttttttgtgttgtttttcttatgtttttccaTTGAAAATTTAAGACTGTTTTGGACCTTCCCTTAACAGTATCACCCTGAAAACAAATAAAGGACAAAGATGCCTAAATCCTAAGTCAAAGCAAGCAAAAGCTATTATCAAGGTAAGTTACCAGATTACTTCCATTTTATAATCTGCTTTAACCTAGACaaattttttgggaaaaaaaaaaactgacaactGCAGAATGGTTTTGTTATGATTCTGTGTAAAGTATTCTGATAAGGGATCTCTGGTTATGATCAACTTTCCTTTCCTGCTACACATTTTTGCATGTCAACTCTTAAATCACTAGGAAACAAGAACAGTCCAAGTCTGTAAAATTCTCATTTTCTCATTACagaaaattcaaagaaagaattcttaaaaatatcaaaacataTGAAGTCCCGGAAAAGTGGATCTGAAAACCTAGAACAAGTATAACTGTGACTACTGAAAAGATAAGAACTCTCCAGTAAGGAAACTGACTTTCTCCTGCcggctgcaatgaacattcacGCATTTCTAGGTTAGGAAACTCTCTAGGAGATTTGATACTCGTAACTGTTTTGCTGTGGCTATGAAAGCATTTCTTGTCTCCAGAAGTTATCTGTCTGTACTTGACCTATATTTCATAttacaatatattattattactagaATTAAGACCATGACTCATAAGTCAAA is from Dama dama isolate Ldn47 chromosome 6, ASM3311817v1, whole genome shotgun sequence and encodes:
- the CXCL11 gene encoding C-X-C motif chemokine 11, producing MICFSTPPKKNIKAKAAATSMSVKVMATVLAVILCAAIVQGFPMFKGGRCLCIGPGVKAVKVADIEKVSIIYPTNNCDKTEVIITLKTNKGQRCLNPKSKQAKAIIKKIQRKNS